From Oncorhynchus mykiss isolate Arlee chromosome 25, USDA_OmykA_1.1, whole genome shotgun sequence, a single genomic window includes:
- the LOC118944279 gene encoding extensin-like, with protein MSGQRKYKAPPSHIPWTPGHSHTKFPCPGSLGPSHTTFHSPGHLEPSNTIGPVSDPLRPSHATGTASGPVGPSHTTGPASDPVGPSHTPGPVSDPLRPSHTTGPASGPVGPSHTPGPVSDPLRPSHTTGPASGPVGPSHTPGPVSDPLEPSHTTGPVSDPLRPSHTTGPASGPVGPSHTPGPVSDPLEPSHTTGPASGPVKPSHSTGPGPGTHT; from the coding sequence ATGTCTGGACAGAGAAAGTATAAGGCCCCTCCCAGCCACATTCCCTGGACCCCAGGGCACTCCCACACCAAATTCCCTTGCCCAGGCTCCCTAGGTCCATCCCATACCACATTCCATAGCCCAGGCCACCTAGAGCCCTCCAACACAATCGGCCCTGTCTCAGACCCCCTAAGGCCCTCCCATGCCACCGGCACTGCCTCAGGCCCCGTAgggccctcccataccaccggcccTGCCTCAGACCCCGTAGGGCCCTCCCATACCCCAGGCCCTGTCTCAGACCCCCTAAggccctcccataccaccggcccTGCATCAGGCCCCGTAGGGCCCTCCCATACCCCAGGCCCTGTCTCAGACCCCCTAAggccctcccataccaccggcccTGCATCAGGCCCCGTAGGGCCCTCCCATACCCCAGGACCTGTCTCAGACCCCCTAGAGCCCTCCCATACCACAGGCCCTGTCTCAGACCCCCTAAggccctcccataccaccggcccTGCATCAGGCCCCGTAGGGCCCTCCCATACCCCAGGACCTGTCTCAGACCCCCTAGagccctcccataccaccggcccTGCCTCAGGCCCCGTAAAACCCTCCCATTCCACCGGCCCTGGTCCAGGCACCCAtacctaa